The Erigeron canadensis isolate Cc75 chromosome 1, C_canadensis_v1, whole genome shotgun sequence genome segment TGACCAAACTTCCATAACATATTAGTATTAATACTTAATAAGGCATTTAATGCTCAaatagttgatttattaaatgTCTGTTCAAATAATACTTTTAGAGTGTAACTATTTCAAAGCTTTGTGCGAAGAATCATTCAGTGATCCCAAGCAATTTGGTACATCCGATCCGGAAGGGCCGGAACGGAAATCATGTATGGTTCTGTGATCCCTGTGACTATAGGGCAAAGTAAATAGAGAATCAAGGAAAATGGTATAAAAGCTTGGAATCTCTATTTCTTCGATAATCAGTTGATCCCTGATTTTTATTTGTTCAGGAAGCAAACAATGGAGAACGTAAGCGAAAGAAGCTGAACAATGATGCAAAAGATGGTATGAATTGTAATGTTAGTTGCTTTTAGATCGTGTTGGTTATAGATGATTTGCATCATATTAGTTCTTTATCTTCTTGCATGGTTAAAGTGATGTTTTTGACAAATTTCTGATGATTAATCTATACATAACAGAAGATGATGAGCCTATCAAATATCCGATCGACGATTTGTTGGTGCGACCTGCTGCAGATGATCCTGTTTTTACTGCTCGCCCAATACCAAGCAGAAATTTTAACGTTCCCATGGATTGTGTTGGTGATCTTTTGATGGTTTgggatttttgttcttcttATAGCAAACTATTGAACTTGTCTCCATTCTCACTAGATGACTTTGAAAATGCACTGTGTTATAAAGAAAGCAATATAGTTCTTTTAGTGGAATCCTATTCTGCTCTTCTTCGCATACTTATGAAGGATGATGGGGACTATTATATAGCTTTGCAGAAGAAAAAACGGAAGCCAAAGGTTCactatatgtttttcttttaatcctATTGCCTTAGCTCTGTTGACATAAAGTGTGGGTCTGGTAAACGGGTCATTATAATACAGGTCGAGCTGACCTACCTAAACTCTTTCCTCTCCATTTATTGAAAGTTATTAGTACTTGATGTATTATGATTTCAAGttctatacttttataataaTGCCAAACTGATTTTTACGAGATAAATTATTTTAGGAGGTTTTAAGCATTTCAATGCATATTGGGCAACTTTACCcgttattttattaataattgaaATTTCTATCCATTTTATGTTTCTTATGAAACTTATTATAGTTTCGTTTAACTCTTGTTTAGTGAATAACCCTTTCTTTATCTTTCATATTACAGATTACATTGATCACCTGGACAGATTACTTGTGTGATTTCTTGGAATTGATCGGAAATGCAGAATTAGCTGCTCACATAAGTACTATTAAGCGGGGACATTATGGTCTACTGGATATGCATAGTAAGCTAGCTATCTTTTGCGAATTGGTTGCTCATGTTCTTTCAAGTGACATCATGAGAGAAAAGCTGGACGAGTATATTGAAGAGCGGAAAGCACTTGCATCAGAAAAACGAGGCAAGGCACTGGAAGAAGGGAaaaagaggagagagaaaaaagaaatgatgaataGTCAGAATGGAGATGTTGCAAAGAAACAGAAGGAGAAAACTTCATCTAAGGAGCAAAATCAAAAACATGCATCAGAAAACAGGTTCCAAGTGTTGTTTCGcttatttcatttctttttctgGAAATGCAAGTGTTGTTTTTTATATCTATCTGATGATCAAGTTTGTAGTTGGAAGGTAATTTTTGAATGGTTTTGTTAATGGTGTACAGTGTGAAGGAGGTCAAGAAATCTGAGAAGGATGCGAAAAGGGTAAATCTAGATACAGAACTTACAATCGCTAGTATCAAAGCATCAGTTGGAAAGGGGTCTAAGAAATCGACCGATGTTGAGAAGAAAGAAGCAGATGATGAAACAAATATAGCACAAAGAGTAAGGCTTCCGTGTGTCTGTGTGGGTGCTGAAAATGTTTCTTACTATTTCCTAGAGAATCCTATTAGTACCTGCCCCAATATATATAGCATCACCTCTATGTCAAACTGCTATTAACACTATTATTTTATGAAACATGTACCTTTAAGttatatcatttcataatataaaattttataaagtgATGGTTTTATGTAGAAATGGCTATTTCAACATCGATTTTGGTTATAGCTCATTTGCAACGTTCAAttcttcaaaatttaaaagcatAGCTGTAAGTGATGAGTTTTAGTTGTGTCGAGCAAGTCAAATGTCCCCTGACGTGTATTAAAATGCTCACAACTTGTTTAAGAACTTACATTTATGTGTTTTAGGATAGGTTTTGAGATCATATGTTGCAACTTGTTTCGTTTGATCTTTTTTATAGGTTTATATGTGAGAATATTATCAATTATCTAATCTGTTTGTGTTTGCAGAAACAATATCTGGAAAGAGAAATGGAGAAGAGATTTGTACGCTCTAACCCATTAGGTAAAGACAGGGATTATAACAGGTACTGGTTTTTCCGCAAGGACTCGAGGATTTTTGTTGAAAGTTGTGACCACAAACAGTGGGGCTACTACAGCTCTAAAACGGAGgtattaattgtatttttacTTACATGTTCAAGTTGACTATGGTTTCTCATATTCTTgactcttcttctttcttctatATAAAGCTCGACTCTTTAATGAGCTCACTGAATGAGAAGGGCGAGCGGGAAAAGGCACTCAAACAGCAACTAGAGAAACGTTATAATAAAATCTCGTAAGATTCCTCAACTTGCTTTATGCTTTGACTTGGCTTGTT includes the following:
- the LOC122609582 gene encoding DDT domain-containing protein DDB_G0282237, whose amino-acid sequence is MPLYKRKPFSLLERPDDLKSDELVFQIRFTKEIFRDYCEYLKRINLYRQRIWTCKSTGKLNLTYEEALVSEKQASEKVQQFPKELMEPVLREVQFSMLTLRDLSSTISAKLQERLLEGTEIYGRKNNRIYPCKIVKVIDEEVEKTQYQVAWLDKDKKVTENAVVSGEDLIKKKLPFARDVLKSFIRESTYRSCPWVLHDKLAMKYGISTNLPEELRSKISPKKRKDKEANNGERKRKKLNNDAKDEDDEPIKYPIDDLLVRPAADDPVFTARPIPSRNFNVPMDCVGDLLMVWDFCSSYSKLLNLSPFSLDDFENALCYKESNIVLLVESYSALLRILMKDDGDYYIALQKKKRKPKITLITWTDYLCDFLELIGNAELAAHISTIKRGHYGLLDMHSKLAIFCELVAHVLSSDIMREKLDEYIEERKALASEKRGKALEEGKKRREKKEMMNSQNGDVAKKQKEKTSSKEQNQKHASENSVKEVKKSEKDAKRVNLDTELTIASIKASVGKGSKKSTDVEKKEADDETNIAQRKQYLEREMEKRFVRSNPLGKDRDYNRYWFFRKDSRIFVESCDHKQWGYYSSKTELDSLMSSLNEKGEREKALKQQLEKRYNKISGEMQKISKEAHRIQMEEEAAVRRSSRVRAPPRENPARAFLKYVNKLKED